A genomic window from Planctomycetota bacterium includes:
- the pilM gene encoding type IV pilus assembly protein PilM, whose translation MPSSSDCWGIEIGAHAIKALRLQKAGQKFSVTEFDVIPYKKVLTTPDIDVDEQIRLGMDQLLARHTIGNATIVVSVPGHMAFARFAKLPPVEPKKVPDIVKFEAVQQIPFPIEQVEWDYQTFQHADSPDVEVGIFAITKERVANWLNNFHAVGLHVHAMTLSPLAVYNAIAYDEQWADAAPGTILMDIGTSATDLIIIEGGRLWLRTIPIGGHHFTEALVRGFKLSYSKAEKIKKEAATSKYARQIFQAMRPVFVDLVGEVQKSLGYYQSLNRDADLKQLIGMGSTFRLPGLQKFLKQQLQLEVIRHDEFKSIEIDGRDAASFAENALSMAPAYGLALQGLEQDRVTCNVLPSVLIRQQVWKSKVPYNIAAAVLFSAAAVIGYSNLWIDRQTYAANSSARQQAQAIISTAQAKQTEWKAIEGGSDPRSKIENLRRILDYRNVWPSILTDIDAALASTKPQEEVVSADPEAIKTIPRQLRKQVTIDLINYGYESKKQDTLQIFGERSAIQGGMYEGFMTNEEMEARRSAQATATPTTTGEAQPVQDPPSFTITISGTTTRESAPKFLNDTLVKYFNDKEAEMDEADKSHAADPAKNPIGRDRPYRITNVKIDKITPLLTLENRPAAEIPGNPRIPGAAEEAPAPLPGVRGLPGAVRPLPGVRGLPGAVPGPGIEGEFPGEGGRANSGTTTDVASLLPGDPLAKEDHTSDWSFVMTFRIELIRPEEARKAEQDEHNTTTPAQPVASVEGR comes from the coding sequence ATGCCCAGTTCAAGCGACTGTTGGGGAATTGAAATCGGCGCGCATGCGATCAAGGCGCTGCGGCTTCAGAAGGCGGGTCAGAAATTCTCGGTGACCGAGTTCGACGTGATCCCCTACAAGAAGGTGCTCACCACGCCGGACATCGACGTCGATGAGCAGATCCGACTCGGCATGGATCAGCTTCTGGCGCGACACACGATCGGCAACGCCACGATCGTCGTCAGCGTGCCCGGACATATGGCGTTCGCGCGCTTCGCCAAGCTCCCGCCGGTCGAGCCCAAGAAGGTTCCCGACATCGTGAAGTTCGAGGCGGTGCAGCAGATTCCCTTCCCGATCGAGCAGGTCGAATGGGACTATCAGACGTTCCAGCACGCCGACTCGCCGGACGTGGAGGTCGGCATCTTCGCGATCACGAAGGAGCGCGTCGCCAACTGGCTCAACAATTTCCACGCGGTCGGTCTGCACGTGCATGCCATGACGCTCTCGCCGCTGGCCGTGTACAACGCGATCGCGTACGACGAGCAATGGGCCGACGCCGCGCCGGGCACGATTCTCATGGACATCGGCACCAGCGCGACCGACCTGATCATCATCGAAGGCGGACGCCTCTGGCTCCGCACGATTCCCATCGGCGGGCACCATTTCACCGAAGCGCTCGTGCGCGGCTTCAAGCTCAGCTACTCCAAGGCCGAGAAGATCAAGAAGGAAGCCGCCACCAGCAAATACGCCCGGCAGATTTTCCAGGCGATGCGCCCCGTGTTCGTCGACCTCGTGGGCGAGGTGCAGAAGTCGCTGGGCTATTACCAGTCGCTCAATCGCGACGCGGACCTGAAGCAGCTCATCGGCATGGGCTCAACTTTCCGTCTGCCCGGCCTGCAGAAGTTCCTCAAGCAGCAGCTTCAGCTTGAAGTCATCCGCCACGATGAATTCAAGTCCATCGAAATCGACGGTCGCGATGCGGCCTCGTTCGCCGAGAACGCGCTGTCGATGGCGCCGGCGTACGGATTGGCGCTGCAGGGATTGGAGCAGGATCGGGTGACGTGCAACGTGCTGCCGTCGGTGCTGATCCGCCAGCAGGTCTGGAAGTCGAAGGTGCCGTACAACATCGCCGCCGCCGTGCTGTTCTCGGCCGCGGCGGTCATCGGGTACTCGAACCTGTGGATCGATCGGCAGACCTACGCCGCCAATTCCTCCGCGCGTCAGCAGGCGCAGGCGATCATCTCAACCGCGCAGGCGAAGCAGACGGAGTGGAAGGCGATCGAAGGCGGTTCGGACCCGCGCTCGAAGATCGAGAACCTTCGCCGCATTCTGGACTATCGCAATGTCTGGCCGTCGATCTTGACGGACATTGATGCGGCGCTGGCGAGCACCAAGCCGCAGGAGGAAGTCGTCAGCGCCGACCCGGAGGCGATCAAGACGATCCCGCGGCAGTTGCGCAAGCAGGTCACGATCGACCTGATCAACTACGGCTATGAGAGCAAGAAGCAGGACACGCTTCAGATCTTCGGCGAGCGCAGCGCGATTCAGGGCGGGATGTACGAGGGTTTCATGACCAACGAGGAAATGGAAGCCCGCCGCAGCGCCCAGGCGACAGCGACGCCGACCACGACCGGCGAAGCGCAGCCCGTGCAGGATCCGCCGTCGTTCACCATCACGATCAGCGGCACGACGACGCGCGAAAGCGCCCCCAAGTTCCTCAACGACACGCTGGTCAAATATTTCAACGACAAGGAAGCGGAGATGGACGAGGCGGACAAGTCCCACGCGGCCGACCCCGCCAAGAACCCCATCGGTCGCGACCGGCCGTATCGGATCACGAACGTGAAGATCGACAAAATTACGCCGCTGCTGACGCTTGAGAATCGCCCCGCCGCGGAGATTCCGGGCAATCCCCGGATTCCGGGCGCGGCGGAGGAAGCGCCGGCTCCGCTGCCGGGCGTGCGCGGTCTTCCCGGCGCGGTGCGTCCGCTGCCGGGCGTGCGCGGCCTGCCGGGCGCGGTGCCGGGGCCGGGCATCGAAGGCGAATTCCCGGGCGAAGGCGGACGCGCAAACTCCGGCACGACGACGGACGTCGCATCGCTGCTGCCCGGTGATCCCCTTGCCAAAGAGGATCACACCAGCGACTGGAGTTTCGTGATGACGTTCCGGATCGAACTGATTCGTCCGGAGGAAGCGCGTAAGGCGGAACAGGACGAACACAATACAACGACGCCGGCCCAGCCCGTCGCCAGTGTGGAGGGCCGTTGA
- a CDS encoding ATP-binding protein, whose amino-acid sequence MRFPSRLEEVSRVEEVLMAAAAERGYNGHDQFAVKLALEEALANAIKHGNQSDPTKQVTLEFTIDEQQISISISDEGPGFNPADVPDPTLDENLEKPYGRGVMLMNTYMNEVRYNKRGNKVTLVRRRTESPAHRGE is encoded by the coding sequence ATGCGCTTTCCAAGCCGGCTCGAGGAAGTGAGCCGCGTGGAGGAAGTGCTCATGGCGGCGGCGGCGGAGCGCGGCTACAACGGGCACGATCAGTTCGCCGTCAAGCTCGCCCTCGAAGAAGCCCTCGCCAACGCCATCAAGCACGGCAATCAATCCGATCCGACCAAGCAGGTCACCCTCGAGTTCACCATCGACGAGCAGCAGATTTCGATCTCCATTTCCGATGAAGGTCCGGGTTTCAACCCCGCGGACGTGCCCGACCCGACGCTCGACGAAAATCTCGAAAAGCCCTACGGACGGGGCGTCATGCTCATGAACACCTACATGAACGAAGTCCGCTACAACAAGCGGGGCAACAAGGTGACGCTCGTTCGGCGGCGCACCGAATCCCCCGCTCACCGCGGCGAATAA
- the argS gene encoding arginine--tRNA ligase, producing MHDPITILSERFAAALGAAFGPEHASTDPILAPAQNTKFGDYQANIAMSLAKKLGQKPRDVAMAIVSNLRWDDLCDKAPDIAGPGFINLTLSADYLAKLAGAFASDERLGIRKVDHPQTVVVDYSSPNVAKEMHVGHLRSTVIGDALARTLEHLGHTVIRQNHVGDWGTQFGMLIEYLLESAGGAEGQMHIADLNAFYQKAKQKFDADADFATRARKRVVALQAGDAQTNTLWRHLVNESKQHFNEAYSRLGVTLSDDDIRGESFYNDKLAAVVESLQQKKLAVESDGAVCVFVPGFAGKDGEPVPLIVRKSDGGFGYAATDLAAIRYRVGELSANRIVYVVDARQKDHFEQVFWTAQQAGWLDAAHTAEHVRFGTILGEDGTPFKTREGGTVKLAALLSEAVDRAAGIVKAKNTDLDAEAQREVARVVGIGAVKYADLSGDRVKDYVFSWDRMLAMEGNTAPYLQYAYARIRSIFRKAGEESSGMAMPELSAAVRVEHVAERALVLKLMQFGPVVKAVAASLEPHRLCTYLYELATMFSAFYENCPVLKAEDDATRRSRLVLCDLTARTLRAGLNLLGIEVLDRM from the coding sequence ATGCACGATCCGATCACCATCTTGTCCGAACGTTTCGCCGCCGCGCTCGGAGCCGCCTTCGGCCCCGAGCATGCGAGCACCGACCCCATCCTCGCGCCGGCGCAGAACACCAAATTCGGCGACTACCAGGCCAATATCGCCATGTCGCTGGCCAAGAAGCTCGGTCAGAAGCCGCGCGACGTCGCGATGGCCATCGTCTCCAACCTCCGATGGGACGACCTCTGCGACAAAGCCCCCGACATTGCCGGTCCCGGGTTCATCAACCTCACGCTCAGTGCCGACTATCTCGCGAAACTCGCCGGCGCGTTCGCATCGGATGAGCGGCTCGGCATTCGCAAAGTCGATCATCCGCAGACCGTCGTCGTCGACTATTCGAGCCCCAACGTCGCCAAGGAGATGCACGTCGGGCACCTGCGATCGACGGTCATCGGCGACGCGCTGGCCCGCACGCTTGAACATCTGGGCCATACAGTCATCCGCCAGAACCACGTCGGCGACTGGGGCACGCAGTTCGGCATGCTCATCGAGTATCTGCTCGAGTCGGCCGGCGGGGCGGAAGGCCAAATGCACATCGCGGACCTCAACGCGTTTTATCAGAAGGCCAAACAGAAATTCGACGCCGACGCCGACTTCGCCACGCGCGCCCGCAAGCGCGTCGTCGCGCTTCAGGCGGGCGATGCGCAGACCAATACGCTCTGGCGCCATCTCGTCAATGAGTCGAAGCAGCATTTCAATGAGGCGTACAGCCGGCTGGGCGTGACGCTCAGCGACGACGACATCCGAGGCGAGAGCTTTTACAACGACAAACTCGCGGCGGTGGTCGAGTCGCTACAGCAAAAGAAGCTGGCGGTCGAAAGCGATGGCGCGGTTTGCGTGTTCGTGCCGGGGTTTGCCGGCAAGGACGGCGAGCCGGTGCCGCTGATCGTGCGCAAGAGCGACGGGGGCTTCGGATATGCGGCCACGGACCTGGCGGCGATCCGGTATCGCGTCGGCGAACTATCCGCCAATCGCATCGTGTATGTCGTCGATGCCCGGCAGAAGGATCACTTCGAGCAGGTGTTCTGGACGGCCCAACAGGCGGGCTGGCTCGATGCGGCGCACACCGCGGAACACGTTCGCTTCGGAACAATCCTCGGTGAGGACGGCACGCCGTTCAAGACACGCGAAGGGGGGACGGTCAAGCTGGCGGCGCTGCTGAGCGAAGCGGTGGATCGCGCCGCGGGCATCGTCAAGGCAAAGAACACGGACCTCGATGCGGAAGCGCAGCGCGAAGTGGCGCGCGTGGTCGGCATCGGGGCGGTGAAATACGCGGATTTATCGGGGGATCGCGTCAAGGATTACGTTTTCAGTTGGGACCGCATGCTTGCGATGGAGGGCAACACGGCCCCGTATCTGCAATACGCGTACGCACGCATCCGCTCAATCTTTCGCAAGGCGGGCGAGGAAAGCTCGGGCATGGCCATGCCCGAGCTTTCGGCGGCGGTGCGCGTCGAGCATGTGGCCGAGCGGGCGCTGGTGCTGAAGCTGATGCAGTTCGGCCCCGTGGTCAAGGCGGTGGCGGCGTCGCTGGAGCCACATCGGCTATGCACCTATCTGTACGAACTGGCGACCATGTTCAGCGCGTTCTACGAGAACTGCCCGGTGCTCAAGGCGGAGGACGATGCGACGCGGAGGAGCCGACTCGTGCTTTGCGACCTGACGGCGCGGACGCTGCGCGCGGGGCTGAACCTTTTGGGCATTGAAGTGCTGGATCGGATGTAG
- a CDS encoding anti-sigma factor antagonist (This anti-anti-sigma factor, or anti-sigma factor antagonist, belongs to a family that includes characterized members SpoIIAA, RsbV, RsfA, and RsfB.) → MTQFNVDIANHDQGVIIRLHGDATLSATTALRDALQPVVERKPKRVVLDLAQLVFINSLGLGALLEFRQALNAHGARLRMAGASDRVADIFMKTRLAELFPMYPTAEEAIAAV, encoded by the coding sequence ATGACGCAATTCAACGTCGATATCGCCAATCATGATCAGGGCGTGATCATCCGCCTGCATGGCGACGCGACGCTCTCGGCGACCACCGCCCTGCGCGACGCCCTTCAGCCCGTTGTCGAACGCAAACCCAAGCGCGTCGTGCTCGATCTCGCCCAGCTTGTCTTCATCAATAGTCTGGGCCTCGGCGCCCTGCTCGAATTCCGGCAGGCGCTCAATGCCCATGGCGCCCGGCTTCGTATGGCCGGCGCAAGCGATCGCGTGGCGGACATCTTCATGAAGACCCGGCTCGCCGAGCTGTTCCCGATGTATCCGACCGCCGAGGAAGCCATCGCCGCTGTCTGA